Below is a window of Coregonus clupeaformis isolate EN_2021a chromosome 15, ASM2061545v1, whole genome shotgun sequence DNA.
tgacgaaacgcaccactgacttggtgcggggagcaggaatgggccggactgggctggcgacgcgcaccacagacttggtgcggagagcaggaacgggccggacagggctgacgcaaacgcaccacagacttggtgcggggagcaggaatgggccggactgggctggcgacgcgcaccacagacttggtgcggagagcaggaacgggccggacagggctgacgcaaacgcaccactgacttggtgcggggagcaggaatgggccgggccgaagctggcgatgcgcaccgtagacttggtgcgagtggcaggaacaggccggaccgtactgggaacacacaccactggccctacgtggggatcaggaacaggccggaccggactggcaacacacgccagtacctctcgccgtgcctctacatcctccatcccctcttcgaccagtggcccccgtaacctggcggcctcctctggcaacccgctgggccgctctatcgcggcctcctgctggtccgacgtcgtgagcccccccctaaaaattttctgggagtctctcttccccgtgggccaggcctcgataattctcgcccaactctcgctcttctgcttccaatctccgccattcagctcctcattcggcttgacccagtcgaagctcttcctccactgttgccaagtccacccactctgctcctcactaggctgcttggtccagttctggtggtttcttctgtcacgatcgtctaaggaggaggaccaatgcgcagcgttgaaggtgaacatatttattgtataaatgatcacacgatcaaaacaacagacgataacgtgatgtctacggttgaacacaaaccaaataagaacaagaaaccacaaacacaaagggaaagatagacagtttaaatatggctcccaatcagagacaaccagctgacactcgttgcctctgattgggagtcactcaggccaacatagaaatacaaactagaacataaacaaatgaacactcacaccctggctcaacatactagagtccccagagccagggcgtgacaatctgcTTTAATTAATTAACATCTCAGGTGTGAACAAAGCTGGTATTATTATGTATGAACTAGATGTGTATTCATATTTACACAATTGGTATACAGACAGCAAAAAGAGAATTACAGTTTACAGTTTAAAATGTGCAGACACCTGTGTAGCTATTTAATCATATTTCTATTGGACACACACGGGCCATAAATAAACTAGCTATGCCATCAAAGATCTAATTAAAAGGCAAAATAGTTTATTCTGTTATATGTTATGTATTCTATGCAGAGTTATTGTTTATTTTAAATTGGGTGCGGTATTCAACACAACCACAGAACGAACACAACGGTCAGTTCCAGTACAAATGATAAAACTTCAGTTCCGGTACTACGGAATCATGGGAGATTGAGTTTCACAGTCCGTCACTTTTAAATCATAAAATAACACTTTTAAATCATGAAATAAATACCTCAATAATTCGCTAAAAAGTATTTCCATGTGCTTACACAATTTATATTATTGATTGTCTTTTTACATAATTAATAACGGCGAGCAGCTAGCTAAAAAGGCCCAATGTTCACTGGGGGCAACCGGCGGGAACCAaaaagctaacgttagcaatcAATATACTGTTGGCCAGAGCGAATAAATATCACTTCCTGTCTACAAGATGAACCAATATATACGTCACTGATTGAAATAAAATAGTTTAGAGTTATGCGGGCCAAAATACAGAAAATGCTAGATTATTTGTCATTTCTTGTCCAATAACTTACCTCATTCTCACTGtaaaatagctaacgttagctagcttcaaCCAAATAAACAATTATGTTTATTTGTACTAATAGCACAAACTCAGGGCGCATCAAGTTTAAAGAGATTCAGAAGGGGCGTGGCATCAGAGGTATCTGGTTGCGCCATAAATTTGTGCTATTAGTACATAAAAACATTGTGAAAATTTTCGATGCGCCATAAGTTTGTGCTATTAGTACATAAAAACCTTGTgctaatttgtaaaaaattaatgAGAGACTGGGTTGAATCTGAATAtaatggcggtagaatcaaggGTAATTGGACTATTGTTCAAAAGAATGGAAAACGTAGCAAAGTAGGGTACAGTGATGAGAATGACCCTTCATATCTAGTAGGAGTACGGTTTGTTAATAAGGAGCATCTGAGCAGAGTACCAATCTTGAAGAAACCATTTGAGTTATctaaactggtggagagagtgctgggtaaagtgaaggatgtgaggatcaccagaggcgggcttgtttagattttttgtaaTTCTGCGGAACAGAAGGAACGTCCGTTTGTCCAAGTGCATAGCTCCGCTAATCTgtcagaggaggggcagagggggagagagaacacgagagaggaGCATCCTGGAGTGCTGGATAGGAGGGAGGATGTAAATTATGCTTTGAATGCACCATTTACCAGGGCATTGGTGAAAAGAACAATAGGAAAGGCTGGGTTAACTTCACCTGGGAAAGGTgaggtgtgctatgttatgttggcccATCTTAATGATGAGGCACTGGATAAGGTATTTGTGTTAtacaacagagtgtgggaggaggggaaactaccaggcagttggaatgaggcagtagtggtaccaatccggaagcccgggaaggatccaacgaagccaacaagctatcggccaataactttaacatcacatgtatgtaagattatggaacatatgattacggagaggctaacttacttcctggagagcagaggaCTAGTATCGccacatcagagtgggttcaggaagggtaggggaactatggatccagtgctctgcttagaagcagaggtcaggaaggctcaggtgaacaaggagactgttgtagctgtcttttttgatgtggagaaggcgtatgatatgatgtggaaggaggggttgttaatcaagcttgatattatgggggtaggaggaagaacgtacaactggataaaggatttcctgtttggaaggtctatccaggtgagggtgggaAAGTCTTTATCAGGCAGCTACTTGGTGGATAACGGTATACCAcaggggagcgtgattagtccactgttgttctcaatcatgatcaattatgtttactctcaggtacagccggatatagggaggtcgttatttgcagatgatggggccttatggaagaggggaagaaatttaccatacatagtcaggaaggtacaggaagtAACTGATGCGGTAGagcggtgggcattaatgtggggattcaggttctctgtagagaaaactcaaacagtgttctttaccaggaggaaggtgggagatgaggtatgcttgaggttatatgggagaaacttggagagggtggaggccttcaggttccttggggtatactttgacactagactgacctaggcagaacacattgagagagtggtgggaaagtgtgAGAAGGTGCTgaatgtgatgcgctgtctgacggggaaggagtggggggctgggcgttcctcattgaagaccatgtatgttgcattgatctgatctgtaatagactatggcagtatagcatatggttcggcagcccggacctcactggaaaggctagatgtcatacaggggcaaggactcagaatatgtagtggggcgtttcggacATCCCCAGTGGCTGCGTTaaaggtggagatgggggatatgccattgcagattaggagacagcagctggcaatgaattattgggtcaacctacaagggtatggggtgtctcatcctgcaaaagggattttacaggcatgctgggaacatgagcgaagacagaacacaagctttgggtgggtgggtaatacccaggcgaaggagatgggactgtatggaagggagtttagtccaacggtagttattcctgtaaatccatcattgctactcccgcctccagtagttgatctagaagtgttggagagactacagaaagatagggagggtgttgatccatctgatttatttaagagacgtctggaaactgtgtatcaggattttgtggccatttacacagatggttcaaaagatccaaggacaggacgtactgggtcagcatttgtagtgcatgaatgtggggtggaagtcaggaaacgtattacagatcatctggctgtatatacggcggagctggtggccatactgttggccttgcagtgggtggaggaagtcaaacaagacagagtagttatttgctctgattcatgtgcggtgttaatgagtctccagtcctttagctcacgtagcagacaagacctgctttatgaggtgctacaaacccatggcaggattaaacagatgggtattcagatacgatttacttgggtcccaggccatgtgggggtggaggggaacgaggcagtagatgaacaggctaaacaagcacttagtagtggggatgttgatgttgaagtttaaatgagcaaggcagaggcaaaaatactgatatatacagtgatggtgcagagatggtaggagcagtggaatagagataataagggaaggcatttatttcaagtacagaggaaagtctgggaggggaggacggcaggaagggacagaagagaggaggctatttttacaagattaagggtgggacacagccagttgaataagacattaaatgtgataggagagcatccaacaggaaagtgtgattattgtcaggaaacagagaccgtggagcatgtattgctacagtgtgggcagtatcagagggaaagagagaggataagATCTagcatgagggagaaggggatacattaaattagtttaaagagtatattgagtagaacgtcattagatatagtctcaaatattttgttatcttttttatgagcaacggggctggcaggtaggatttagtttctccctgtcgctggcccacactccagtacagtaggtggcggtaatgcaccataacgttggataccaaccgccgataaaccccactgaagaagaagaaggaacGCGCCTGGTGTCTTAATCGATTTGAAAAGTTTGAAGTGTTGTATGTGTCGTttcggaacagggcacccctTAAGGGGGTTATATCTGGCGTTTCGTGGGAAGTTGATTTGGAAGATATGTcaaatattcctggagtgattgaagCACGTCGGATGAATCGAGTGGTGAATGGGGAAAAAGTTAAGTttatctgttcttttgtttttttaaatgtagtctCTCCCTAATGAGGTGCGTTTagggtatattaactacagagttAGAGCATTTATCCCGAGAACAATGCAGTGTGaacattgtaaagcttttggtcatgtagaaagtgtttgcagaaggaAGAAGCCGAGATGTACAAGATGTGGAAAATATCATATTAAGTGTTATAAAAGTgaagaaaatgtgacatgttgtaATTGCGGTGGGAATCATGAAGCCACGTCTTCTGAATGCCCCACAGGGGtaaaggagaatgaggtggtcaaagtcagggttgtacagagcatttcatatgcagaagctgtgaaaagggttgagggtttgaatgttgCGCCAGAAGACTCCATGGTAATGGATAGGCCTTCACTGGAGGCTTCAGGGGTTGCCAagaggatcctgacattttaaaagttaaaaaggtggactttatgGACTTTATCGAAATGGTGATAAATGGCACTGGCAAGGTGGAGATAAGATCTAGGAAGATTGAAATCATTGTGATTGCGGCGGAGCGGTTCCTGGGGCTAAAAGATTTCATAGcaaaggagttacatggaatattagcAAAAGCCTTACCAACTTCTCAGGTCCTAGAGCCTGAGAAGCGAGATATGGAGAActaaaagaaggaagaagtgggagttttgtttgttttggcaatgtactatttttattaagGTGGATTGTTAGAATCACTATTAagcatatatttatttattttaatttcatttttggtttcaaaccgtccagttggtggcggcaatacaacttttggatgtagtccgACATAAAACtgccatagaagaagaagaagactcatGACAAACATTTTACGACCGGACGTATTCACCGTTTGTCGAAGCAACACCCTACCGCCGCTGTTGTGTTACATTAGCAAGTATAGCCATTTATATCAATGGAACGATGTATCCGAGGGAATTGCTGCAACTACTCAGTTTGTTACTTTGTATATAGATCTTTATGCAACGAGTTATAACATGTTGACTTGCATCAGTCGTTTTAGAGCGCACCACGACCATTGTGGTGAGAAGGAAGACGTTTAAGAAAGTCATGCAGCATCGAATCGAATGCTGAGAATTCAGTGTGCACGACATCTTTCAAGAAAACTCAAAATCCTTCATTTTCTAAACGAACGGTGTGTACAATTTGAGCACAGTAGATTAATCGCTTAAATAGTCCTAGTGATCAATTCTAGGTTACATCCATAGTAGAGATTTGAAAATGTGCATCATCTTTTCAATATGCATAGCCTAtgatgtgcgtgcgtgtgtatgagaGATGGAGAGCTCATTGTCAATTTCTATGTGTATTTTTAAATATGTTGTTCCCTCTTTACAGAGCCCAGTTACCTTTTGGATGCCCATAGCGACATACACCAAACAGACCTAATCCGAGGCCTATATTCCATGCCTGTGTTCCCATGCTAAGTGCTAAAAGCCAGCCAATGATGCTAACCCTCACAACCCCTGAAACAGAGGACGAGGCCTGTTGCTGGGACTCCCTGCAGAAGCCTAGACCTCAATTTACCCACTCATGCCTGTGATCCCCATTCCTCGGCGAGTGCGCAGCTTCCATGGCCCCCACACCACCTGCATGCACTCGGCCTGTGGGCCGGCGCGCGCCACCCAGCTGGTGCGCACCAAGTACAACAACTTTGACCTGTACCTGCGCTCGCGCTGCATGTACGGCTTCCTGCGCTTCCTGCTCTACTTCGGCTGCAGCCTTCTGACCTCCCTCCTCTGGGTGTCGCTGTCTGCTCTCTTCTGCCTGCAGTACGTGAGCGCCCGCGTCTTCCTGCGGCTGCAGTACAAGCTGTCCGTCATCCTGCTGTTGCTAGGACACCGGCGCTTTGACTTTGGGGTGCTCAACAACCTGTTCATCTACAGTATGCAGGTCACAATGTTCCTGGTGGGAGGCCTGGGATGGTGCTTCTTGGTGTTTGTGGACATGTAGCGTCTGGTGACAACAGTGACCATGTATCACTGTTATATGCCAATGTCAGGCATCCACCTGAGTGATGCACGGCAGCCATTTTGTACCAAAACACTACGATGCAGCAGTTGTGAGGATGACCAAGAATAAAAGGTGGACAGATTATATATTGCAGGGATTCTTGAAAGACGGGACAATGTTGCTTTTTTTCCCACAAATTTGTCAAAATATGAacaatatttaaatatatatatatacacacacacacacacaagtatgtggacaccccttcaaattagtggattcagctatttcagccacacccgttgctgacagttgtataaaatcgagcacacagccatacaatctccatataccaacattggcagtggaatgtctttactgaagagctcagtgactttcaacgtggcaccgtcataggatgctactttccaacaagtcagtttgccAAATTTCTGccttctagagctgccccggtcaactgtaagtgctgttattgtgaagtggaaacgtccaggagcaacaacggctcagccacgaagtggtaggccacacaagctcacagaatgggatcgctgagtgctgaagcgcgtagcgcgtctGTACTCCGTTGCAACACtcgctaccgagttccaaactgcctctggaagcaacatcagcataAGAACtgctcgtcgggagcttcatgaaatgggtttccattgccgagcagccacacacaagccaaagaccaccatgcgcaatgacaagcgtcagctggagtggtgtaaagctcgccgccattggactctggagcagtggaaacgcgttctctggagtgatgaatcacgcttcaccatctggtagtccaacggactaatctgggtttggcggatgccagcagaactctacctgccccaatagtgccaactgtaaagtttggtggaggaggaataatggtctggggctatttttcatggttcgggctaggccccttagttctagtgaagggacatcttaacactacagcatacaatgacattctagacaattctgtgcttccaactttgtggcaacagcttggggaaggctgtttcagcatgacagtgcccccatgcacaaagtgaggtccatacagaaatggtttgtcgagatcggcgtggaagaacttgactggccggcacagagccctgacctaaaccccatcgaacacctttgggatgagttggaacgccggctgcaagccaggcctaatcgcccaacatcagtgcccggccTCATAATGCTCTTATGGCTGACTGAAAGCAAGTCCATTTATTGGTCAACAAATGATTTAAAGGCCTTGATTGTTTAATTCTAACATTAGATTAGTTAAATGTTATACAAATCACCaaacttattttttattttatagcgCTATATAATGCTCCAGGGCTAATTTCGTTAGCATTTTGGCATGTTTTTCTAGATTCAGaacataaaacaacatttataaaGCAAACCGTATCCCTTAGGTCTAGCACAGCAAATGCATCAATAGGTTAAGCATATGTTGCAGAACAGtgattaaaatattttttctgaatgttgacattttttttttttttttttggtcatttagctgacgctcttatccagagcgacttacaggagcaattagggttaagtgccttgctcaagggcacatcgacagatttttcacctagtcggctcggggattagaaccagcgacctttcggttactggcacaacgctcttacccactaacaCACATCTATTTTAATGGGGCTGGCCATCATTGACGGAGTTGACAAGCCACTGAAGGAGTTGACAACAAATACTCATACCTTCAATGCTTCAATACAAACATTTGTCAAATTTACAAAAAAGATTAATTTGAAAACCCACAATAAAAATATAACCATTCTATCAGATCTTTCAGGACTCTGACGGAGTTGATGTTAGACAATCTGACAGTTTATTTTACGGAGTTGACAAAAAAATCATTTTTAGTCTTCATTCAAGTGGTATACAAAGTAGCAAATTTGTTCTTCCTGAGTTGCTACAATCTAATTTAATCTAACATATTTGTTCCAAAATTAATATTCAATCAGGCAGATGGAGTTTACAGTTTATGGCTGTGAACTTGTCACCATGGTGATTTCAATGTTTGTTTAAATCTatcaaaagttttttttttactttgcagACCATGAGTGGTCTTGTTGCACTACATGTAATGGGGACATGAAGGGGTCCTTATGGTGTAGCTGACTCTGCTCATTCATGATTCATTTAGGATTTTAAACATCTGACGGAGTTGACCAAATCGGCGGACACATATTTTAGGAATCACAGTTTTGAGAGAAATACTCTTTAAAGTCAGAAAGGGCTATTGCAAGAAACTACATAAGAACATTTTTCAGTTAATATGAATTATGggcagtttttaattttttttacacttttttggagAGTTTCAAATTGGGATCCTTTGCTCCGGACAAGGGCATTTCCGGTTACAAAGCCGACATGGAAATTGATAATATTGAAAATATATTATTTAAATTCCCCTCATAAAGTTCCCCTAaatgtagcttagtggttaaggtcgctggttctaatccccaagccgactaggtgaaaaatctgtcggtgtccttgagcaaggcacttaaccctaattgctcctgtaaatcgctctggataagagcgtctgctaaatgacaaaaaatgtaaaaaaataaaaatgtgtttttttccAACTATAAAAATAAAGTTTCCCTGGcggacaaggattgtcctgactttcaagaatccctgagtGACACCCTTTGGTGCTATTTGCCTACAGAAAGTGGAAGCGTATATACCATATCACTAAGACTTCTGTAATAATAAGCCTTACTTTAGTTTGGACCATGAGGGATAGTATGCCCCTCAAGACCCTAGAAGGAAAAAACATGCAGTCTTTTGTTTGACTGGAGGAAAACAAGTGACACAAATgttgaattctaaaaaataaaggaTATGTTCGTGTGGGTGTTTAAATCGACTCCCCAGGTGACAAACATTATTTTTGTAGCTAACATTATTTTATACATCCTCTGTTGAGAAAAAAAGCAAATGTATTGTACTGTAAAGTATATGGATAAGTCTGTGTGCGTATTGTCTTATTGATGCCAATAATATCTGCCATGGGCAAGGCCTGTTGCTTGAGCTGTGTCATCGAGTCTGTAACAATGCAAGTTAGTTATTGTGAGTGGCTTTGGGTGAAGTGCTCATAATATCAAAGTATAGTACCTCACATGGTCCAAGAATCCCTCTCACAGAGAGAGCATTCTGTTCTGCCTCCCTTAGAACACAGTAGCCAATCACAGCCAGAAACCTTACATCTCTGCCAACCATAACAATGGCTGTGGCTGTGTCCCAATGGCCTTAAATAGCCTCGCTTTCCTCATCTTCTTTCCTACACTAGGACTGATCTGATACGGACAGGCTGAAATTATAGGATGAAAACCTATTCATAATGTTTATCCATCAGTGACCATAACTGTGTCTCACTGTTCATTTTAAGTACCGAGATCCTGCTTAATTTCTCCTTAATTATCGTCCTTTCCTGCATGCGTAGGGCCTGGCCAGGAGAAGGTCTGGGCCTaatgctgcgttcataaccaagtgggagggGTGAATCaaccagttgtgaagtcgtaaataccagttggatgcattcacatgctttgaactcgttcagaaacgctgattggctaatggccaacaagctgccttaaccataaactaaaagtacagttgtcatgcttgtaaacaaattatagtgttcaaaaaccatatGAATAGATagttttttataaataatgttttgttgcatttaactgccgaaaataCTGTTATCCAGGTCATTTccttcagaggtcagaggtcagcatgtgggagctcaggatgatagacgagtttcccactagtaattaccagttagAGGCCATTCAAGTGGATATTTCTccagtcgtatgtggtaaattcccactt
It encodes the following:
- the LOC121583316 gene encoding transmembrane protein 250, yielding MPVIPIPRRVRSFHGPHTTCMHSACGPARATQLVRTKYNNFDLYLRSRCMYGFLRFLLYFGCSLLTSLLWVSLSALFCLQYVSARVFLRLQYKLSVILLLLGHRRFDFGVLNNLFIYSMQVTMFLVGGLGWCFLVFVDM